A window of the Lagenorhynchus albirostris chromosome 1, mLagAlb1.1, whole genome shotgun sequence genome harbors these coding sequences:
- the UCN3 gene encoding urocortin-3 has product MLIPAHFLLLLLLLLGDPSTGLSEKLYKAEPIFSCLNKKSQLEDAPLLSKRSFPSLPSQDSLSGEDQEKEEEKDKEKRTFPGSGGGGGARSTRHKYLSQAQLRRRLYQDKAKSDQRTKFTLSLDVPTNIMNILFNIAKAKNLRAKAAANAHLMAQIGRKK; this is encoded by the coding sequence ATGCTGATACCAGCGCACTtcctgctgctactgctgctgctcctAGGGGACCCCAGCACAGGCCTCTCCGAAAAGTTGTACAAAGCCGAGCCCATCTTCAGCTGCCTCAACAAGAAAAGCCAGCTGGAGGATGCGCCCCTGCTGAGCAAGAGAagcttcccctccctgcccagccaaGACTCACTCTCAGGAGAAGaccaggagaaggaggaggagaaagacaaggagaaaaggaCCTTCCCTGGCTCTGGCGGTGGCGGTGGGGCTAGAAGCACCCGGCACAAATACCTGTCCCAGGCGCAGCTCCGGCGGAGGCTGTACCAGGACAAGGCCAAGAGTGACCAACGCACCAAGTTCACGCTCTCCCTCGATGTCCCCACTAACATCATGAACATCCTCTTCAACATTGCCAAGGCTAAGAACCTACGAGCCAAGGCAGCTGCCAATGCCCACCTGATGGCCCAGATTGGGCGGAAGAAGTAG